From the genome of Candidatus Electrothrix communis, one region includes:
- the trpA gene encoding tryptophan synthase subunit alpha, which yields MNIQQDLQQRLEKKPILLMTHLVLGYPSLEVNREVIRQMADNGVDCIELQIPFSEPMADGPVILKANQDALASGIRVEDSFAFAKEMVREFPQVNFLFMTYYNIVFRYGLNAFIERAADIGMKGFILPDLPPEEGKAYLHLAKEKDLAAIMFFTPTSTDERMVEVAGQGSGFVYCVARKGVTGQQTAMDDGLAEYLRRCRRATDLPLAVGFGISSREDVALLEGKADMAVIGTATIKLVDQEGPEAVGPFIRSLAGESR from the coding sequence ATGAATATACAACAGGACTTGCAACAACGACTTGAGAAAAAGCCCATCCTTTTGATGACTCATCTTGTTCTCGGGTATCCTTCTTTAGAGGTCAACCGCGAGGTCATCCGGCAAATGGCGGACAACGGGGTGGATTGCATTGAACTCCAGATCCCCTTTTCCGAGCCTATGGCTGATGGACCGGTGATTCTCAAGGCCAATCAGGATGCCCTGGCTTCCGGAATTCGGGTTGAAGACAGTTTTGCCTTTGCCAAAGAAATGGTACGGGAGTTCCCCCAGGTCAATTTTCTCTTTATGACCTATTATAATATCGTTTTCCGCTACGGCTTGAACGCCTTTATTGAGCGGGCAGCAGATATTGGGATGAAAGGCTTTATTCTTCCTGATTTACCGCCGGAAGAGGGCAAGGCATATCTCCATTTAGCCAAGGAAAAGGACTTAGCTGCCATTATGTTTTTTACTCCGACTTCTACGGATGAGCGGATGGTTGAGGTGGCAGGGCAGGGGAGCGGATTTGTCTACTGCGTGGCCCGGAAAGGAGTGACCGGACAACAGACAGCTATGGACGACGGCCTTGCTGAATATCTCCGGCGTTGCCGCCGGGCCACGGATCTTCCGCTGGCTGTGGGCTTCGGGATCAGCAGTCGTGAGGATGTGGCTCTGCTTGAGGGCAAGGCGGATATGGCGGTTATCGGTACGGCAACCATTAAATTGGTTGATCAGGAAGGGCCGGAGGCTGTGGGACCGTTTATTCGTTCGCTTGCTGGAGAGTCGAGGTAG